The DNA sequence CACTATAAAAGGCATGATCATTCGGCTCAAGCACATAATCCCCCAATACCATAGCACCTGGTGTTGAAGATAGAATTGTGCTGATCACATCATTCCGTTCTCTTTCACACTCTAGCCTCTTCCATTTTTCTTCTCGAACAGGGTCCACCTCTCTTGGTCGAGAAAATGGATGCTTAGACTTAACATGCCTCCTGAGCTCCTTGTAATTCCCTACGAAAGAGCAATCATCCTGCATGCAACTTCTTTTCTTGGCATTCAGAGACTCTCGAGCCGCTTCAACCACTGTCCAACCTTTCACCTGTCTGCGGCAAAGGGGGCAAAGAAGCTCAGGCACTTCTCTATTGTCATCAGGTTCACCTGCGCTTAAGTCAAAATTTGAATTGTCTATTGCTAGCTGCATACTTTGAACAGAAGTTGCTTTTGTGTAGGCCTTCTTGTACTGCTCAAAACAGTTTGAATATCGATGACTAGTAGCACACATGTAAGGGCGACAACCTTTGTTATATGAtgaacaaagaagaagaatcgCATTGTGTGGGACCTCCATACACACAGAGCAAGTTGCATCTTCCCAATCCTTCTTCTCTGATGATTTGGTGGAGCTCTTCTTTCCATGAACATCTTTCATATTCTTTTGTGCACAAGATAAATTATATGGGGTTTCCTTGCGACCTTGAGACTGGGACTTGGACCGTGTCTTACCAACTTTAGCCATTTACAAACTGAACCTGAGACAAATCAAAGAGGTAGAGATAATTATTGAAAATGGTACCATTCtaacaaaataaacgaaaaaggATCACCATTCTAAACACAATAAACCACAAGTATAAAATGTCATGATATCATTCAAATGACATCATACTCGTCAATCCTAAGCAAATCGGTGTGGCAAGTCCCAAAACAATGCAGATTGGAGATAATGGATAAAGAATAAATGTTATGCAACTTATAGAGTATTTACTCATACAAAAATAGGAACTATATAGAAATACAAATATAACATCAACATCAACAATAACAAGACTTGCCTTTCTATATAAGGTTTGGATTCAGATGACACCATTATCCAACCATAAGTGATAATTCATATTTATATCTAAATCATTAACAACTCAttctattttattagttttacctATGGCCTTTTCTAGGTCTCCCTCTACTGCTCATTGTTCAGTTACCTTCCATCTGAACCACTTTGTTATTGGAGGTCTCCACAAGCCTTTTTCACAAATGCCGTTATGTCGAAACACCCTAAAATGATATTCTACCATTTTCTCTACAAAATTTAGGAACTAAATCCAAAACAAAAATCAGACAATCAGATCAGATCACACTTATCATGAGCAGTGAAAAAGGTATGCACATTGCAGTTACGTATGACAGTCTTAAACTACAATGTCCTTAGATTTCTGAGGCATGGCATCTCAGAAGTAAACAAGGAGATAAAAGCGTGAAAAAATTATCCTTCCAGTTATCATCTTTATGTAATATATGTAGCCCCTATATGATGAATCAAACCAGTGGGAGCTAACTGCTTGGTTGGTAAACTGCGAGAAACCAAGAATATAACATTCAAAAGATGCTCAACTATAAACTATTTTCCAAAAGAGAAAGTCTAAGTGACCAACAGTTTTGTAACCAACATGACTCTTTACGCAATCCACTATTTACACAATGAAAGAATCATACGAAGAACCCTGAACCGCTTCGATTTACCTACAGATACAGTTAATCTGTTTCAGAGGGAGGGAGGGGGGGGGGGAAGGTAGATTGTATATCGCTTTCGATTTTATCACCAGAAAGCAGAGTTTTCTGCCACTCTTAAGAAATGCTAGCTACAATAGATCATAGAtcgtacaaaatcataaaaaattgacACAATTCAAGATCACAAATAGATTTCCGCGAAAATAGAATCAAGAGCTCGTAATTCACAAATCTTAACCATGGGAAGCTCATCCAAAacgaattatataatttttaattaaaaaaagaataacaaAAGCATAAGCGAATTCAAAAAAGCCGCGCGAAAAAGTGA is a window from the Arachis hypogaea cultivar Tifrunner chromosome 17, arahy.Tifrunner.gnm2.J5K5, whole genome shotgun sequence genome containing:
- the LOC112763036 gene encoding uncharacterized protein, with product MAKVGKTRSKSQSQGRKETPYNLSCAQKNMKDVHGKKSSTKSSEKKDWEDATCSVCMEVPHNAILLLCSSYNKGCRPYMCATSHRYSNCFEQYKKAYTKATSVQSMQLAIDNSNFDLSAGEPDDNREVPELLCPLCRRQVKGWTVVEAARESLNAKKRSCMQDDCSFVGNYKELRRHVKSKHPFSRPREVDPVREEKWKRLECERERNDVISTILSSTPGAMVLGDYVLEPNDHAFYSDEYDSEEEYLEDDFFSMRPFGLGRNSHIFSNIRYNQDRAAVSFNVDHFGLHNVAPAASAAVSGRGIHRLLLGRSRRRRRHRMPNAGR